A genome region from Thermomonospora amylolytica includes the following:
- the gap gene encoding type I glyceraldehyde-3-phosphate dehydrogenase — MTIRVGINGFGRIGRNFYRALLAGGADVEVVAVNDLTDNATLAHLLKYDSILGRLGEEVKASADEIVVGGRTIKAFAKKDPNELKWGDLGVDVVVESTGLFTDATKARVHADNGAKKVIISAPAKNEDVTVVMGVNHEQYDPANHTIISNASCTTNCLAPMAKVLHDTFGIERGLMTTIHAYTQDQNLQDGPHKDLRRARAAALNIVPTSTGAAKAIGLVLPDLKGKLDGYALRVPIPTGSATDLTVTLARETTVEEVNAAIKEAAEGPLRGILTYTEDPIVSADIVTDPASCIFDAGLTKVIGDQVKVVGWYDNEWGYSNRLVDLVKLVGSQL; from the coding sequence GTGACCATCCGCGTAGGCATCAACGGGTTCGGCCGGATCGGCCGGAACTTCTACCGCGCCCTGCTGGCCGGCGGGGCCGACGTCGAGGTCGTGGCGGTCAACGACCTGACCGACAACGCCACCCTCGCCCACCTGCTGAAGTACGACAGCATCCTCGGCCGGCTGGGCGAGGAGGTGAAGGCGAGCGCGGACGAGATCGTGGTCGGCGGCCGGACCATCAAGGCGTTCGCCAAGAAGGACCCGAACGAGCTCAAGTGGGGCGACCTCGGCGTGGACGTCGTGGTCGAGTCCACCGGGCTGTTCACCGACGCCACCAAGGCCAGGGTGCACGCCGACAACGGCGCCAAGAAGGTCATCATCTCGGCGCCGGCCAAGAACGAGGACGTCACCGTGGTGATGGGGGTCAACCACGAGCAGTACGACCCCGCCAACCACACCATCATCTCCAACGCGTCCTGCACCACCAACTGCCTGGCGCCGATGGCCAAGGTGCTGCACGACACGTTCGGCATCGAGCGCGGCCTGATGACCACCATCCACGCCTACACGCAGGACCAGAACCTGCAGGACGGGCCGCACAAGGACCTGCGCCGCGCCCGCGCCGCCGCCCTGAACATCGTGCCGACCTCCACCGGCGCCGCCAAGGCGATCGGGCTGGTGCTGCCGGACCTGAAGGGCAAGCTGGACGGGTACGCGCTGCGCGTGCCGATCCCCACCGGCTCGGCCACCGACCTGACCGTCACGCTGGCCCGCGAGACCACCGTCGAGGAGGTCAACGCGGCGATCAAGGAGGCCGCCGAGGGCCCGCTGCGCGGCATCCTCACCTACACCGAGGACCCGATCGTGTCCGCCGACATCGTCACCGACCCGGCCTCCTGCATCTTCGACGCCGGCCTCACCAAGGTGATCGGCGACCAGGTCAAGGTCGTCGGCTGGTACGACAACGAGTGGGGCTACTCCAACCGCCTGGTGGACCTGGTCAAGCTCGTCGGTTCCCAGCTCTGA
- a CDS encoding gluconeogenesis factor YvcK family protein, whose product MIGRGGHKVVALGGGHGLYASLSALRRVTQRLTAVVTVADDGGSSGRLRRELGVLPPGDLRMALAALCGDDEWGRTWSRVVQHRFRSQGELHEHAVGNLLIVALWELLGEGEAGATRPEATVAGLDWVGRLLGAQGRVLPMASVPLDIVADVQGADPARPDDVVQVRGQVACAKTPGKVLGVSLVPPDPPACPEALAAIEDADWVVFGPGSWFTSVLVHLKVPELARALIGTRARRVVALNLAPQPGETDGFSPQAHLEVLQSHAPDLRVDVVLADRGVVEDADALDKAVRMLGGRLMLADVAAADGTPRHDPARLAQAFAQIFTD is encoded by the coding sequence GTGATCGGACGCGGTGGCCACAAGGTGGTGGCGCTCGGCGGAGGGCACGGGCTGTACGCGTCGCTGTCGGCGCTGCGGCGGGTCACGCAGCGGCTCACCGCCGTCGTGACGGTGGCCGACGACGGCGGCTCCAGCGGCCGGCTGCGCCGCGAGCTGGGGGTGCTGCCGCCCGGTGACCTGCGGATGGCGCTGGCCGCGCTGTGCGGCGACGACGAGTGGGGCCGGACCTGGAGCCGGGTCGTGCAGCACCGCTTCCGCAGCCAGGGGGAACTGCACGAGCACGCGGTCGGCAACCTGCTGATCGTGGCGCTGTGGGAGCTGCTGGGGGAGGGCGAGGCCGGCGCGACCCGGCCGGAGGCCACGGTGGCCGGGCTGGACTGGGTGGGCCGGCTGCTGGGCGCGCAGGGCCGGGTGCTGCCGATGGCGTCGGTCCCGCTGGACATCGTCGCCGACGTGCAGGGCGCCGACCCGGCCAGGCCCGACGACGTCGTGCAGGTCCGCGGCCAGGTGGCGTGCGCCAAGACGCCCGGCAAGGTGCTGGGGGTGTCGCTGGTGCCGCCCGACCCGCCGGCCTGCCCCGAGGCGCTGGCCGCGATCGAGGACGCCGACTGGGTGGTGTTCGGCCCCGGCTCCTGGTTCACCAGCGTGCTGGTGCACCTGAAGGTCCCCGAACTGGCCCGGGCGCTGATCGGGACCCGGGCGCGGCGGGTCGTCGCGCTCAACCTGGCGCCGCAGCCGGGGGAGACCGACGGGTTCTCCCCGCAGGCCCATCTGGAGGTGCTCCAGTCGCACGCGCCGGACCTGCGGGTCGACGTGGTGCTGGCCGACCGCGGGGTGGTGGAGGACGCCGACGCCCTCGACAAGGCGGTGCGGATGCTGGGGGGACGGCTGATGCTCGCCGACGTGGCGGCCGCCGACGGCACTCCGCGGCACGATCCGGCTCGGCTGGCCCAAGCTTTCGCACAGATATTCACTGACTGA
- a CDS encoding phosphoglycerate kinase, with amino-acid sequence MRTIDDLDVRGKRVLVRADLNVPLDDGEASAASDAVPESGGAGGRPPTVTRRITDDGRIRASLPTIDALRKRGAKVIVCAHLGRPKGEVKPEFSLAPVARRLGELLGTEVAFASDVVGESASRIAGQLADGQVALLENLRFEPGETSKDDAERGAFADRLAALAELYVGDGFGAVHRKHASVYDVPRRLPHAAGGLIATEVGVLRRLTENVERPYAVVLGGSKVSDKLGVIDNLLGKADRILIGGGMVFTFLAAQGHEVGRSLLEEDQLDTVTEYLARAEKAGVEFVLPVDIVAATAFAADADHDVVPADAIPADRMGLDIGPASGRLFAERLAGARTVFWNGPMGVFEMEPFSHGTRAIAQGLIDSGAFTVVGGGDSAAAVRTLGFDEAAFSHISTGGGASLEYLEGKTLPGLSALED; translated from the coding sequence TTGCGCACCATTGACGATCTCGACGTACGCGGGAAGCGGGTGCTCGTCCGCGCGGACCTGAACGTCCCGCTCGACGACGGCGAAGCGAGCGCAGCGAGTGACGCTGTCCCCGAATCGGGGGGTGCGGGGGGTCGTCCCCCCACAGTGACTCGCCGCATCACCGACGACGGCCGGATCCGGGCCAGCCTGCCGACCATCGACGCGCTGCGCAAGCGCGGCGCCAAGGTCATCGTCTGCGCCCATCTGGGCCGTCCCAAGGGCGAGGTGAAGCCCGAGTTCTCGCTGGCCCCGGTCGCCCGGCGGCTCGGCGAGCTGCTCGGCACCGAGGTCGCGTTCGCCTCCGACGTGGTCGGCGAGTCCGCGTCCCGGATCGCCGGGCAACTGGCCGACGGCCAGGTCGCGCTGCTGGAGAACCTGCGCTTCGAGCCGGGCGAGACCAGCAAGGACGACGCCGAGCGCGGCGCGTTCGCCGACCGGCTCGCCGCCCTCGCCGAGCTGTACGTGGGCGACGGGTTCGGGGCGGTGCACCGCAAGCACGCCAGCGTCTACGACGTCCCGCGGCGCCTGCCGCACGCCGCCGGCGGCCTGATCGCCACCGAGGTCGGCGTGCTCAGGCGGCTCACCGAGAACGTCGAGCGCCCGTACGCGGTGGTGCTCGGCGGCTCCAAGGTCTCCGACAAGCTCGGCGTCATCGACAACCTGCTGGGCAAGGCCGACCGGATCCTCATCGGCGGCGGCATGGTCTTCACCTTCCTGGCGGCCCAGGGCCACGAGGTCGGCAGGAGCCTGCTGGAGGAGGACCAGCTCGACACCGTCACCGAGTACCTGGCCCGGGCCGAGAAGGCCGGGGTGGAGTTCGTGCTGCCGGTCGACATCGTGGCGGCCACCGCGTTCGCCGCCGACGCCGACCACGACGTGGTCCCCGCCGACGCGATCCCCGCCGACCGGATGGGCCTGGACATCGGCCCCGCCTCCGGGCGGCTGTTCGCCGAGCGGCTGGCCGGGGCGAGGACGGTGTTCTGGAACGGCCCGATGGGCGTGTTCGAGATGGAGCCGTTCTCGCACGGCACCCGCGCCATCGCCCAGGGCCTGATCGACTCCGGCGCGTTCACCGTGGTCGGCGGCGGCGACTCGGCCGCGGCGGTGCGCACCCTCGGCTTCGACGAGGCCGCCTTCTCGCACATCTCGACCGGCGGCGGAGCGAGCCTGGAGTACCTGGAAGGCAAGACGCTGCCCGGCCTGTCGGCACTGGAGGACTGA
- the tpiA gene encoding triose-phosphate isomerase, producing MAPAKTPSRKPIIAGNWKMNNTHFEAMALVQKLAFALKEADYEAVEVVVLPPFTALRSVQSLVDADKLDIRYGAQDVSAHASGAYTGEVSGAMLAKLRCSYVVIGHSERRQYHREDDALVNAKIKAAYANELTPILCVGEGLEVRKAGRHVEHTLAQVDGALEKIPADQARSIVIAYEPVWAIGTGEVATPADAQEVCAAIRGRLAELYDEELAAGVRIQYGGSVKGDNIAGIMAQPDVDGALVGGASLDAGEFVKICRYRDLPV from the coding sequence ATGGCCCCCGCCAAGACCCCTTCCCGTAAGCCGATCATCGCCGGCAACTGGAAGATGAACAACACCCACTTCGAGGCGATGGCGCTGGTGCAGAAGCTGGCGTTCGCGCTCAAGGAGGCCGACTACGAGGCCGTCGAGGTGGTGGTGCTGCCGCCGTTCACCGCGCTCCGCTCGGTGCAGTCGCTGGTGGACGCCGACAAGCTGGACATCCGGTACGGCGCGCAGGACGTGTCCGCGCACGCCTCCGGCGCCTACACCGGCGAGGTGTCCGGCGCGATGCTGGCCAAGCTGCGCTGCAGCTACGTGGTGATCGGGCACTCCGAGCGGCGCCAGTACCACCGCGAGGACGACGCCCTGGTCAACGCCAAGATCAAGGCGGCGTACGCCAACGAGCTGACCCCCATCCTGTGCGTGGGGGAGGGCCTGGAGGTGCGCAAGGCCGGACGGCACGTCGAGCACACCCTGGCCCAGGTCGACGGTGCGCTGGAGAAGATCCCCGCCGACCAGGCCCGGTCCATCGTGATCGCCTACGAGCCGGTGTGGGCGATCGGCACCGGCGAGGTCGCCACCCCGGCCGACGCGCAGGAGGTCTGCGCGGCGATCCGCGGGCGGCTGGCCGAGCTGTACGACGAGGAACTGGCCGCCGGGGTCCGCATCCAGTACGGCGGGTCGGTCAAGGGCGACAACATCGCCGGGATCATGGCCCAGCCGGACGTGGACGGCGCGCTGGTGGGCGGGGCCAGCCTGGACGCCGGCGAGTTCGTCAAGATCTGCCGATACCGGGACCTGCCGGTCTGA
- a CDS encoding RNA polymerase-binding protein RbpA — MGSGNAIRGSRVGAGPMGEAERGDAAPRVWVSFYCANRHETRPSFATDVAIPDTWDCPRCGFPAGKDPDNPPAPPKTEPYKTHLAYVKERRSDEDGRAILEEALAKLREKRAAVKAAMESAGRG, encoded by the coding sequence GTGGGTAGTGGCAACGCCATTCGGGGCAGCCGGGTCGGGGCCGGCCCGATGGGAGAGGCCGAGCGCGGGGACGCCGCGCCCCGGGTCTGGGTCAGCTTCTACTGTGCCAACCGGCACGAGACCCGGCCCAGCTTCGCCACCGACGTGGCGATCCCCGACACGTGGGACTGCCCCCGTTGCGGTTTCCCGGCGGGCAAGGACCCCGACAACCCGCCGGCCCCGCCCAAGACCGAGCCGTACAAGACGCACCTGGCGTACGTCAAGGAGCGGCGCAGCGACGAGGACGGGCGGGCCATCCTCGAGGAGGCGCTGGCCAAGCTGCGGGAGAAGCGCGCCGCGGTGAAGGCCGCGATGGAGTCGGCCGGCCGGGGCTGA
- the whiA gene encoding DNA-binding protein WhiA has protein sequence MAMTGVVKDELSRLSIMKPCCRKAEVSTLLRFAGGLHLVSGRIVIEAELDTGAAARRLRKDIAEVFGHTSDVVVLAPSGLRKGNRYVVRVFREGESLARQTGLIDNHGRPVRGLPRHVVAGAACDAESAWRGAFLAHGSLTEPGRSMSLEVTCPGPEAALALVGAARRLKVPAKAREVRGVDRVVVRDGDAISALLTRLGAHDSVLAWEERRMRREVRATANRLANFDDANLRRSARAAVAAGARVARALEILGDDAPEHLVAAGKLRLEHKQASLEELGQLADPPLTKDAIAGRIRRLLAMADKRASEAGIPGTEANLTADMLAP, from the coding sequence ATGGCGATGACCGGCGTGGTGAAGGACGAGCTGAGCAGGCTGTCGATCATGAAGCCCTGCTGCCGCAAGGCCGAGGTGTCGACGCTGCTGCGGTTCGCCGGCGGGCTGCATCTGGTGAGCGGCCGGATCGTGATCGAGGCCGAGCTCGACACCGGTGCCGCCGCCCGCCGGTTGCGCAAGGACATCGCGGAGGTGTTCGGGCACACCTCCGACGTGGTGGTGCTCGCCCCCAGCGGGCTGCGCAAGGGCAACCGGTACGTGGTGCGGGTGTTCCGCGAGGGCGAGTCGCTGGCCCGGCAGACCGGCCTGATCGACAACCACGGCCGCCCGGTGCGGGGGCTGCCGCGGCACGTGGTGGCGGGCGCGGCCTGTGACGCCGAGTCGGCCTGGCGGGGGGCGTTCCTGGCGCACGGCTCCCTCACCGAACCCGGCCGTTCCATGTCGCTGGAGGTCACCTGCCCCGGCCCGGAGGCCGCGCTGGCGCTGGTCGGCGCCGCCCGCCGGCTCAAGGTGCCGGCCAAGGCCCGCGAGGTGCGCGGCGTGGACCGGGTGGTGGTCCGCGACGGCGACGCCATCAGCGCGCTGCTCACCCGGCTGGGCGCCCACGACAGCGTGCTGGCCTGGGAGGAACGCCGGATGCGCCGCGAGGTCCGGGCCACCGCCAACCGGCTGGCCAACTTCGACGACGCCAACCTGCGCCGGTCCGCCCGCGCCGCCGTGGCGGCCGGCGCCCGCGTCGCCCGCGCCCTGGAGATCCTCGGCGACGACGCGCCCGAGCACCTGGTGGCCGCCGGCAAGCTCCGCCTGGAGCACAAGCAGGCCTCCCTGGAGGAGCTCGGCCAGCTCGCCGACCCGCCGCTGACCAAGGACGCCATCGCCGGCCGCATCCGCCGCCTGCTGGCCATGGCCGACAAGCGCGCCAGCGAGGCCGGCATCCCCGGCACCGAGGCCAACCTGACCGCCGACATGCTGGCGCCCTGA
- the secG gene encoding preprotein translocase subunit SecG, which translates to MILGTSIVLIVTSLLMVLLVLMHKGKGGGLSDMFGGGISSSLGGSSVVERNLDRLTIGTGIIWFASIIVLGLLLKSNGAG; encoded by the coding sequence GTGATCCTTGGAACCTCGATCGTCCTGATCGTCACCAGCCTGCTGATGGTCCTGCTCGTCCTGATGCACAAGGGCAAGGGCGGGGGGCTGTCCGACATGTTCGGCGGCGGCATCTCCTCGTCCCTGGGCGGATCCTCCGTGGTCGAGCGCAACCTCGACCGGCTGACGATCGGCACCGGGATCATCTGGTTCGCGTCGATCATCGTCCTCGGCCTGCTGCTGAAGTCCAACGGCGCCGGCTGA